The sequence GAGTGATAAGAATGTCCAAAAGAGGTGTAAATCATGTGGCTCTAAATCCAAACCTAAAGCAAAATCGTCTAGGAGGTCTGGTCCAATCGAAGGAAGCAAATCAAACTGTGGGATTGGAGACTTCGAAACTGTGAGGCAATATGGGGAACGGATCGGCTTAAAGTGGCCTTGCCACAATCCACTGTAAGCTGTTTTTCTTCCTCTTTGTTTGTTAATCTTTTTTAATGAAGATTCTTTCGTTAAATGTTCGAGGATTCGCGGTTGATGGGAAATTTGGGTGGGTAAAAAGTATTTGTTCCAAAGAAAGTCCTGATATTGCTATGTTCCAGGAAACAAAGAGTCGTCTACTTAGTGATCAATGGATTTTCTCGTTATGGGGTATCAGTTAGTGCGGGTTTATTCAAAAAGAAGCTTTGGGAtattcggggggggggggggggggggatgttAACTATTTGGGATAAAAGTCGGTTTGATGTCGTTAATGCCGTGGGTAATGACTTCTTCTTAGCTATTCGTGGTACATGGATCGGTTCGGGGCATGAGTCAATAATCGTCAATATTTACGGTCAAGGCGGCTTGGGGCGAATTGGTTAATAGTCGAAAGAAAGATTGTATCTTTCGAGACAAGCTAAAAAATGTTAAAAAGGCCTTGAGATCGTGGAGCTTTAATAATTATGGGAAGCTTGATGCtgaaataaatgaattaaaaaagGAAGCAACTGAATGGGAAATTAAGGCTGAATCGAATAACCTCACTGACCTTGAACGGGAGGCGTGGCTAGTGTGTAGAAGGAAATGGATTGATAAAAAACGTTCCAAAGCCAATATGCTCAAACAAAAGGCCCGTATTCGTTGGACTCTCGAGGGTGACAAAAACTCCAAATATTTTTACGCCTCAATCCGGAGAAAATACAACAAGTGTAACATTCGAGGGCTTAACATCAATGGGTCATGGAACGAAAATCCTAGAGACGTCAAACAGGCTGTTGTAGCTCATTATGAAAACTTATTTAAAAAAACTAATTTGAGCAGGCCGTCTTTTGGGAATTGGAACGCATCAGAGGACCTGCATTTCGGGGTGTTATCTGAGACAGAAGCATCTGAGCTTGAAGTCGAATTCAGTGAATCAGAAATATGGCGGGTGATTTGTGATTGTGGAGGTTCAAAGGCGCCCGGTCCTGACGGTTTCAATTTAAACTTCTACAAAAAATTTTGGGAGATTATCAATTTGGAATTAATCGAGGCAGTTAATTTATTTTGGGCTACGGGCGATCTTTCGGGCTGTTGTAATGCTTCATTCATCACTCTTGTGCCAAAGAAATCCGATCCTCTTTGCTTAAACGACTACCGTCCGATTAGTTTAATCGGTAGCTTCTACAAAATTATTGCTAAGTTGCTCTCCAATAGGATTCGGAAGGTAGTTCCTAAACTAATTGGATCAGAACAAAGCGCATTCATTAAAGGTAGAATCATAATCGATGGTGCACTTACTACGAATGAATAAGTGAGTTACTTAAAgtacaaaaaaaattaaaagtctCATCTTCAGAGTCGATTTCGAAAAAGCATTTGATTGCTTAAGTTGGGATTTCTTAATGGAGATAATGGGTTTTATGGGTTTTGGGGTTAAATGTAAAAAATGGATTCTTTCATGTCTTAGTTCGGTTTCCATCTCGGTTCTTATCAACGGGTCACCTACAAACGAATTCAAACTCGAAAGAGGGGTTAGCCAAGGCGACCCGCTGTCTCCGTTCCTCTTCATCATCGCGGCCGAAGGATTAAACTTGCTCACTAAAGCGGCAGTTAGAAATAAGCTATTTGTCGGGGTTGAGATTGGTCATGATAATGTTCCTATTTCGCATCTACAATACGCGGACGACACGATTTTCTTTGGTTCTTGGAGTTTTGAAAATCTTAACAACTTAGCGAATCTCCTTAGGTGTTTCGAGCTAACTTCGGGTCTTAAGATAAATTATAACAAGAGTAGCCTATATGGGATTGGTGTTGATAAATATGATGTGGATAACATGGCTAGTCTTTTCGGGTGCAATTCGGGCTATCTTCCTTTTAATTATCTCGGTTCACCCGTCGGTGCTAAAATGCATAAATTCGATAACTGGAAAGTAGTGATTGAAAAAGTTGAAAAACGTCTCTCGGATTGGAAGGCTCGTATGGTGTCTTTTGGTGGACGCTTGACTCTCGTTCAATCGGTTCTTAATAGTTTACCATTGTATTACTTCTCGATCTTTCGTGCCCCGCCGAGTGTGATAAAAAAAACTTGAGAGTGTTAGACGTaaattcttttggggcgggtcgggtggtGAGTCAAAAATCGCGTGGGTCAAATGGGATGAGGTTCTTCTTTCTTACGAGGAAGGAGGACTAAATCTTGGTTCtttaaatcttaaaaatctagccTTGAtttgcaagtggtggtggaggtttaaattcGAAACCACTTCCTTGTGGGCCAAGGTTATTTCAAGCATTTACGGGTCTTCGGGTCATCTTGGATTGGGTGGTGAAACTTATAAATGTGCAACTAACTCCTTATGGTGTGATATTGTAAAAGCAGGACGTTGTTTGGATAAGTTTGGTGTCAATTTCAGGAGCTCCTTTTCGAAGAAAATTGGTGATGGCGCGAACACGTTGTTTTGGGATGACATTTGGCTTAGTGATGTTCCATTAAAAGTGCGTTTCAGCAGGCTAGCAAGGTTGGAAACTGTCCCGTCAGCTACAGTGCAGGAGCGTGTACATTGGAATGGATCAGATTGCTCCAGAAATTGGGCCTGGTCGCGGGCTCCTACTCGCCGTTTGGAATCTGACCTGGAGCAGCTCAATAGTTTGGTTCGTGGGCTGAATTTTTCAGCCAACACTGCTGGTGATCGTTGGGTTTGGAATCTTTGTTCATCAGGTGTTTTCTCAACCAAGGCGCTTGGTGATCTACTACTTTCCAATCTCGCGCCCCAGCCCAATAACAACATTAAAACAATGAGAAACAACTTGGTTCCGAAAAAGGTTGAAGTTTTCGTGTGGAGAGCAAAAAGAAAACGTATCCCGGTACTGTTCGAGCTTGATAAACGAGGTATCGATCTTCATTCGGTACGTTGTCCATTATGTACAATTGGTGGGATATTAATGGTGTTTCAAATCTAAGGGTTGAAGAGATTTTTTGCGGTAACTCTCCACAAACCATGTCGGCTTTTGGTGCGAAGTTATGGCAAGCGGTGGAATGGACGTGCGGTTACCTCATTTGAAAAAACCGAAATCAAAAAGTATTCAAAAACAAGTGTTGGAATCCACCGGTTGCATTAAACGAAATTCAAGTGAAGAGTTACGAATGGATCGCGAATAGATGCAAGTCGAGAGTCATTGATTGGCATAATTGGCTAAATAATCCTCAAGTTTTCTTATCCTAGCAAGTAGACTATAGTTACCGTCTTAGTAACTTGTTTAGTTGTTAGGTCTTGAGTGATTGTGCGATGTAATACTCTAAACTCTTTGTAATTATTTCCTAGTATAATAcagttgcttttcaaaaaaaaaaatcatcattgTCGTCGTTCCTCCAATTTTAACTGCCGGAGGAACCCAATGCGACGACCGGACATCAATCAATGTAATACTCGTCCCCTACATGTTGTTCTACTTGAGTGATATACGGAGACCGGTTTCATTTTCATACTACACAAACcggttcttttgaacttttgaaacCTCTTTTCTTTGAGTCCTTTAAAAACAGGTTTCTAATGGGGGTTTCTTTTGTCATTTTTGTAATAGTGTGACCTCCTTGCATTGGATCACCTCGTAACAATGATAACAATTTGAATAAGTAGATAGAAATCATGTACTAACATTTTCGTAAATACTTCTAAAGATGAATTTTTAAAAACATATTTTGAGTTACCAAGTTTTCCGACCCGCTTTATAAGCGGACTAATCCCACCATAAATTTTCAAAACAATAGTATTCATTGCGATTATTTTTATTGATTTTGGATATAAACATTTCCAATTACTccataatatattatatatgataAGTTCATTTCGGTCCATCATAATTAACAAGTGGTTCTATTATTAATCGCAAGTTTGTGGAATTAAGGCAGGGTAATGTCTTAAGTTAATAAATCAAGTAGCATGATGCATGTTCTTGAATGCTTCAATGTCAACTCTATGTGCGTTTGGTGTTACATATTTCTTCTTGTTTTATATATGTCTGTCTCATGCTGACCTTTTAACATGACCTTTTAACAACTCTGATAATGATGTCTTCTTATCTAAGTAAATTACTACTTCCTCTTTCCCTAATTAGTAAAATAAGTACTCCGTATTTTATTTTGAGATATCATAAATTAATTCTccacttttataaattaataagaaAAATAAGGTAAATTCTTTTATAACCTTATTTTATGTATTTTATCCGTAAAAAGATGTAAACTGTAAAGTAACAAAAACtacaatgtaataataatatttcttaaaATATGTATTTTTTGTCCGAGAACAATTAGTATGTGAAGGAGGAAGTATCTAATTAGTTTAATACAAATTTATACCTAGCTTGTTATTCACTGTAGttaaattaaacaaattaaatcatATCAAGGAGATCCGGCTGTAAAAATGTTGTTTATCTCGTTAATTGAGTTACGAGGAGGTAATTATATACCGCTCTGGAGTTACAATTTTAGATATTATTAGACCACTTGCTATCCTAGGCTTACATAACTGAATTTCTCTCCTCTACATCAACGGTTATCAATACAAAAAACTTTAACATTCTTTTAACTAACCATTCCCTATCTTACATTTCCAGCGTAAATTTAATCCATTTGAATTaattgtttattaaatatatacacTCACAAAAAGTAAAAAATTCATGTAGTCCCACTCTCATTTACGTTAACACGCGCCAAGGGTATGGCTTGTGCATGGTTTGGCACAACCATGCCTACCTTGACCAAATATTTGACTGATAGCCATGAGAATTGAAAGGAGGGTACCTTAAGTATTTTTTAAGCTGGTGGCGCCAAAGGCGTTAGAATCAAACTAGTTAGGACCGAGGATTCACGCCTTCCTTTTCGCTTACACCATTTCGTTGTGAAGTCAGACGACACAGTTCTTATTACTAAGACTTTCAAAAAGAGTTGTCATATTTCAATAATGGAGCCACATCAGTTAATTAACGTACATAGTGAATGGTCTTATGACGATCCAGAGAAGTAGTAAGAAGAAACTTGATTACTAAAATTTACCGGAGCAATGATACCCGAACAGTATTGGAAAGACAGAGAAAAGAAAAAGACTAAACTGAGTTATAACATTTCATCTCATTTCTCTCTTCAATTTGTGAATAAGAAACATATAAATTTCTGTTCTATATTTCATGTTATGCTCAATTTTATTCTTTGTATTATTTACAAGAACATGATACTTGCGAGTGTCCACCACATCTTAGCCATCACGAAAATGAATTAAAATAACTGCAATTGCCATGTGTGGTGACAACAACTTCTATATACCTTTTCAAATTATACAAGGGTCTGCTATATTCAACTATAAAAGGTGCCATGATCATATCAACATTTCAAACATCTCACTAATAAGTTCTAACTTTGAAACTCTTTCAATTTCAGAATGGCTAGTTTCAAGAACTTACTTGGTATGTTCATGTTTCAAATGATGGTTCAAGCACTCTTGTTTTCGCATGTCGAAGGCCAAGGCTTGAAAGTAGGGTTTTATGAAAAATCATGCCCGGATGCTGAAAAGATTGTATTTAAAGTCATAGAAGATGTTATGGCCGTTGCGCCATCACTTGCTGGCCCTTTGTTGAGAATGCACTTCCATGATTGCTTCATTAGGGTATGTATTATATAACACtttctttatttaattaaattGTCACGCCGATAAGACTTGAACACCTTACCTCTAATCACAAATCTCTAACCAAAAAAGTTACAGTAGTAGATACCATCCTTTTGCTAAAATGTAATTCAATTTTTTACATGCATGTCATGGTAATCAGTATAATAACTGTGATGAGTTTCGTGAACCTTGTAATTGTAGGGTTGTGATGGATCTGTTTTATTGGATTCTCCAACAAATCAATCAGAGAAATTTTCAATCCCAAATCTAACTTTGAGAGGGTACAACATCATTGATAGGGTGAAGATGGCGTTAGAAAAAGCTTGTCCTGGTGTGGTTTCTTGTGCTGATGTCGTAGCCATTGTTGCCAGAGATGTTACTGTAGCGGTAGACTTCTCTCAAAATCTACTTTAAATATCTAATTCATGTCCTCATTGGCATCATTGAGGGTGTGCAAGATGTGCAACGGAACTGGACTCAAAATTTAAAGGGTCCAAAATCTTTGAAAACCCCTTTATATACTTCTTTTTCTTATATGTCCAAGGGGGGAAAAGAACTTATTAGAACTGCAAAACAAAAATTTTctatttgcttttttttttttgaatatattGAAAACCCGTTATATACATTGAAAAATTTAAAGTTTATAAGGGTCCcataatttatattttgatttgatTAGAGCCACCCTAAATTAATGAGACGGCTTTGCATGTCCAACATTCTAACAAATTATCTCTTATATTATCTTATATCTTATTATTCTTCTGTTGATAGACAAAAGGACCACATTGGaacgtcgaaactggtcgaagagaTGGAAATGTGTCCCTAATCAGTGATCCCTTAAATCCTGTATCAGGCTTGCCACCATTTTTCTTCAACATTACTAGTTTGAAGGCATCATTTGCACTAAGGGGGCTAAACTCAAAAGACCTTGTTGTTCTATCAGGTACCTTTATTTTACAAATTTACTAGTATACTAGTGTTGGTGCATAAAGTTAGTCCCAAGTTCATTATAGAAGTTATACCATGGTTTATATGCGGTGTGTAGTTGTATACGAGTTCATCTATGTTTAATGGTTAAATTACACACTGTTTGTGCAACCGCACGGATGCATAGTGCATCTGTACGGGTTCAAtgggcaaccgcacggttgcatcctgcaaccgcacggttgcacgtgCTAGTAGTATTTAATGTTCTATTCAGGTTcaggttcattgttagggttacgaactCTAAACCCTTCTAAGCTTTGTATCCGATTACCTAATCGTCTAGCACTCGTGTGGGTTGATCTTAATCATCCTAAAGTCTAATATCTTGCGAAGATCATTGTTTTGTTTAATCTTTTTGATATAAAACTCAATATCGAGTTATTCCGCACTCGATATTGAAGAtaagatcgtttaatcctgtttacacgatcctacaacTAGTATTTATCTCTTAGAGATCGCAATTGGTATTTATATGTGCATTGATGATAATGTATAGGAGGACACACCATAGGGATGTCTCATTGTTCATCATTTACAAGCCGTCTCTACAACTTCACGGGGAAAGGCGATACCGACCCAACCATGGACCCAAACTACATTGCAAGGTTGAAGTTAAAATGCAAACCAGCAGATCCAACCACCATAGCTGAGTTAGACCCAGGGAGCTTCTTGACATTTGATGACTCTTACTACAAACTATTGACTAAAAGACGAGGCCTTCTAACATCCGATGCAGCTTTACTAGATGACCCCGAGACTAAAGCGTACTTGATTCAAGCTACTAGCCATGGTTCAACCTTCTTTGAGGACTTTGGTGTGTCTATGGTTAAGATGGGTAGGATTGGGGTTCTTACTGGTTCTCAAGGTGAAGTTAGGAAGGTGTGCAAGAGTAACTAAcaaagttactttttttttttttttttttttgttttgttgaaTTGTTGAACCCAAATAAAAACTTTGATCAAGAACTATGGTCTATGGATGTGTAAAACCTCGAAGTTAAATCAgggttttattttaatttttttgatTTTTTGTTATTAATTTTTGAACAAGTTCTTTTCAATGTATCACTTTTCTGTTGTATTATCAAGATGCATCATATCAATTGTAAGATATCAaagacatgtaaaaaaaaaaatgttttttcttAAGCCTTAAACTAAAGAGCATACAGAGTAGTGACGTGTCAAATTTAGTGATCGGTTTAGGATTTTTCGGGAACTTTGAATGTAAAAAGTTAAAAAGTGGTTTAATGTTCTGGTTCATTGTTCAGCTGTATATGTGAACGAGTAAGAAATAAGAATTAAAAAATAATAACAAAATATAAAACTCAATACAAAATAGGACTTGGAAGTGAAACTATGGAGGAACTTTGAAAATAACTTCTGAGGAGAGTGGTGAAACTTTGGATTTTCGAAGTTCCACAAGTGGTATTTTGCCCAAGACATATCACTCCTAGAGCTCTATGAAGCCTATCATGGTTCAAAGTAGAAAAATCGATGCTTTTCAAAATGACACATCACACACCCACTACCGAGGAAAGTTTCTTTTCCATCTTGTATGTGTCTACGCTGCATAGCTTGTATTTCTGCTACAGTTTCTGACATTTTCCCTATTATCTCAAACTTCTTAGAGCACCCGGTGTCAAGCTTCACTTTCAGCATCAGCGTCGTTGGTGATTGACGATCAGCCGAAACCCCGCCGGCATCAATTCCATGTTTTGGCTCCTAAAGTTGCGTAGAAGACACCGAAACTAACCGTTGCATTTCATATTTTTTTTAatgggcaaatggcccgaaagAGTAACAtatgttgtcaaatttgacaatcaaggtaacccccaatttgCCTAAGCCCGAAAGGTACTCTATTTTAATTTTTGCTCGTTAAAAGGACTGCgtgtttgaaaattttaaaattgggGTATTTTTTTGCCATCTGGCCAATTTGTCATTAAAAATTTGCCAAATGGATTTTTCATATGTACATGTATATTCCATCTGTTTAATTGAGTTGTCACCTGTATAATACACAACATACACCAAATCGTCACACACTTTTACACCCAAATTGAATTAGGAAAAAAACCCTAATCGTTCCACAATCCTAAATCATCGAAAATTTCGCTGTCTAAATTGCAGAAGAATCCCAATTCGTAAGTTCATGGCTTCAATCAGGGTTAAATATCACGATTACTTTAAAATGGATACTTTGACGTATTGGTGGTGGTGAAGTGATCTATGAAGATTATGATTTTACTGGGTACGGTATTAGAGACTTTGAAAATAAGATTGAAGAAGTTTTAGACACCGAATGGAAATCTTTATACTTTTGTCTACCTGAGAAGAGTATAAATGATGGTGGCTTGAAATATCTGGTAACTGATCGACACATGAGGAAATTACTTGAAGTGGCCAGTAAGTCGAAGACAACTATAGATGTGTTTCTTGAACATCATGGAGCGGATATGGAGGAATATATGGAAGATGATCCTCTTTCTGAAGGTGAGTATTATTCTACCTATGAGAGTGAAGAGGAATTGAATAGAAGTAGTTTGTTGGTTTTATATAAAGGAAAAAAAGTGATTAATGAAGACGAGGAAGTGAATAATGATGATCTTAATGATGAGGATGTCAATGATGATGAACTGAATAATGATGATCTCAATGAAGATGATGTCAATAATGATGATGACACTAATAAAGAAGAAGATGctgagatgcaaaacaacaaacaaagataagAACAACAATTAAAATTCCACAAGTCCACTTCAACATTTTGAGCTTCATCTTCGTATTCCTATTTTCTGCTTCAACTCGGTTGTTTTCAGCAATCAATTTAAAAAAATTCTGCTATACCATTCATCAGCTCCGGATCAATCCACTGGAAGAAGGTGCATCGTTGTTCAAGAGAGAGCATGTAATTTGGGCAACTCCTAAAACGAAGAGCATGGTTCGTTCTTGTTGAAGAAACCCATGAACCTGCAACATCACCACAAAAGCATCTTCGAATTCCATTATTATTCATCTTGTTCAGCAAAAGAAGGATGGAGAAAGAAGATGGGAAACGTAACCCTATTTTGTTAATTGGGGATGAGGATGAACGTACAAGTGAAATAAACATATGGGAGAATTAAACGTGATATAAATAAAAGGTTTTGGTGACTTGTAATTTCGTTAAAAAAAACAAATGAAAAATCCATTTGGCAAATTTTTAATGACAAATTGACCAGATGGCAGAAAATTACcccaattttaaaattttcaaacacGCAGTCCTTTTAGCGAGCAAAAAATTAAAATAGTGTCCCTTTCGGGCTTAGGCAAATTTCGGGTTACCTTGATTGTAAAATTTGACAACATaggtatgacaacccggaaatttctgacaaaatttaaacaaaactcTTTACGTGATTTCATTTAACTTCgatcaattccgacgattcacgaaccattatttgtaaataattacgtattaatattaatttgttatattaatattattattattattttatcatcatttacaagtatta comes from Rutidosis leptorrhynchoides isolate AG116_Rl617_1_P2 chromosome 4, CSIRO_AGI_Rlap_v1, whole genome shotgun sequence and encodes:
- the LOC139843490 gene encoding peroxidase 27-like, with translation MASFKNLLGMFMFQMMVQALLFSHVEGQGLKVGFYEKSCPDAEKIVFKVIEDVMAVAPSLAGPLLRMHFHDCFIRGCDGSVLLDSPTNQSEKFSIPNLTLRGYNIIDRVKMALEKACPGVVSCADVVAIVARDVTVATKGPHWNVETGRRDGNVSLISDPLNPVSGLPPFFFNITSLKASFALRGLNSKDLVVLSGGHTIGMSHCSSFTSRLYNFTGKGDTDPTMDPNYIARLKLKCKPADPTTIAELDPGSFLTFDDSYYKLLTKRRGLLTSDAALLDDPETKAYLIQATSHGSTFFEDFGVSMVKMGRIGVLTGSQGEVRKVCKSN